From Syntrophales bacterium, one genomic window encodes:
- a CDS encoding MBL fold metallo-hydrolase, protein MLIRCWGARGSVPVSGSDYVRYGGDTACIEVRTKQGSIVIIDAGTGIRRLGNLLLSEKKHTYTMIFTHVHWDHIIGFPFFKPIFQRKVKISILGCPFQIPAFRETLATIMNEPYFPVNIENIKAKVDFTNFCRGKIQIDGMTITAIPLSHPNGGLGFRFEEDGRSFVYLTDNELGYHHPGGMKYADYAAFSKDADILVHDAEYLPAEYATTRKWGHSTYTDAVRLALDAGAASLGLFHHNQDRKDDDVDMIVEDCQKMVDGKNIRCFAVNQYMEISLAKEDKRISS, encoded by the coding sequence ATGTTGATTCGCTGTTGGGGCGCCAGAGGTTCCGTACCTGTTTCGGGAAGTGATTATGTCCGGTATGGAGGAGACACCGCCTGCATTGAGGTGAGGACAAAGCAGGGCAGCATCGTCATCATCGACGCCGGAACGGGCATCAGGAGGCTGGGAAATCTCCTGCTGTCCGAAAAGAAGCATACTTACACGATGATTTTTACCCACGTCCACTGGGATCACATCATTGGTTTTCCTTTTTTCAAACCAATTTTCCAAAGGAAAGTAAAGATCTCCATCTTAGGTTGTCCTTTTCAAATCCCCGCCTTCCGGGAGACTCTTGCCACAATTATGAATGAGCCATATTTCCCAGTAAATATCGAAAATATAAAGGCAAAAGTAGATTTTACCAATTTTTGTCGAGGAAAAATCCAGATAGACGGCATGACTATAACCGCCATCCCGCTGAGCCATCCCAATGGCGGTTTGGGATTCCGTTTCGAGGAAGATGGCCGCTCTTTTGTCTATCTCACGGACAACGAACTCGGCTATCATCATCCGGGAGGTATGAAATACGCTGATTACGCAGCCTTTTCCAAAGATGCGGACATCCTCGTCCACGATGCCGAATACCTCCCCGCGGAATACGCGACAACAAGGAAGTGGGGACATTCCACTTATACGGACGCAGTGAGACTCGCGCTTGATGCCGGGGCGGCCAGTCTGGGTTTGTTCCATCACAACCAGGACAGAAAAGACGACGATGTGGACATGATTGTCGAAGATTGCCAAAAAATGGTTGATGGAAAGAATATTCGCTGCTTCGCGGTGAACCAGTATATGGAGATTAGTCTGGCAAAAGAAGATAAAAGGATCAGCTCTTGA
- a CDS encoding amidohydrolase family protein yields MPAPIVDFHTHLFPDRLSDAIRRQFVVDYGWSVLHDLYWRETVEYLWEHGVGPIIYSNYAHKKGVARGLNDWNVNILEKVDDVYCFAACHPEDDDGLAMAAELLSHPRIIGFKLQLLVQRFFPDDERLFPLYELVMERKKRLLFHVGTGPVGNEFVGIAPFRRLLARYPELPANIAHMGGLEYAQFGALLDDHPALYLDTAFSFLAGAGLMFDLGNDFLETHKERILYGSDFPNVILPREEEINTLLGRGLSQKFYNAVFRDNGLALLQQTGS; encoded by the coding sequence TTGCCAGCTCCGATAGTCGATTTCCATACCCATCTTTTCCCGGACCGCCTTTCCGACGCAATTCGCCGTCAGTTTGTTGTGGATTACGGCTGGAGCGTCCTGCATGACCTGTACTGGCGCGAAACCGTTGAGTATCTCTGGGAGCATGGCGTCGGCCCAATCATTTATTCCAACTACGCCCACAAAAAGGGCGTTGCCCGCGGTCTGAACGACTGGAATGTAAATATCCTCGAAAAAGTGGATGATGTTTACTGCTTCGCCGCCTGCCACCCGGAAGATGACGACGGATTGGCAATGGCCGCTGAGCTGCTGTCCCATCCGCGGATAATCGGGTTCAAGCTCCAACTGCTCGTGCAGCGCTTCTTCCCCGATGATGAGCGCCTCTTCCCGCTGTATGAGCTGGTCATGGAAAGGAAAAAACGCCTGCTTTTCCACGTCGGAACCGGCCCGGTCGGCAACGAGTTTGTCGGCATTGCCCCTTTCCGGAGGCTGCTGGCCCGTTATCCGGAGCTGCCGGCGAATATCGCCCACATGGGGGGGCTCGAATACGCTCAATTCGGGGCGCTCTTAGACGACCACCCGGCTCTTTATCTGGATACAGCCTTCTCTTTTCTGGCCGGGGCCGGGTTAATGTTTGATCTCGGCAATGATTTTCTTGAAACCCATAAGGAGCGGATTCTCTACGGCTCGGATTTCCCGAATGTGATTCTGCCGCGGGAGGAAGAGATCAACACGCTTTTGGGCCGGGGCCTTTCCCAGAAATTCTACAACGCTGTTTTCCGGGACAACGGCCTCGCCCTTCTCCAACAAACAGGTTCATGA
- a CDS encoding flavin reductase family protein, protein MNKKAFYTISYGIYIVASGKDGKFNGQIANTVFQVTSEPATIAVSINKQNYTHELITASGKFTVSALDEEAPMTMIGRFGFKSGKEIDKFEGIGIKTGATGIPIVTEHAVAFIEAEVIGSMDCGTHTIFLGNVIESDVLNSAAPMTYAYYQKIKGGKAPKTAPTYQAP, encoded by the coding sequence ATGAATAAAAAAGCTTTCTACACAATCAGTTATGGCATTTACATAGTCGCTTCCGGGAAGGACGGGAAATTCAACGGCCAGATCGCCAATACCGTTTTTCAGGTCACCTCGGAGCCCGCCACCATTGCGGTAAGCATCAATAAGCAAAATTACACCCACGAGCTAATCACTGCCAGCGGCAAATTCACCGTTTCGGCGCTTGACGAGGAAGCGCCAATGACAATGATCGGTCGTTTCGGCTTCAAGTCCGGCAAAGAGATAGATAAATTTGAGGGCATCGGGATAAAAACCGGTGCAACCGGCATCCCTATCGTCACCGAACATGCCGTTGCCTTTATTGAGGCCGAGGTAATAGGCTCAATGGACTGCGGCACCCACACTATTTTTCTCGGCAATGTGATCGAGTCAGATGTACTCAATAGCGCGGCGCCGATGACCTACGCCTATTACCAGAAAATCAAGGGTGGCAAGGCCCCCAAAACCGCGCCCACCTATCAGGCGCCCTGA
- the mutM gene encoding bifunctional DNA-formamidopyrimidine glycosylase/DNA-(apurinic or apyrimidinic site) lyase produces MPELPEVETLCRQLDQVVTGEKILRIEILDSLLGKEPELSGRKFLSVKRRGKFIDLNLDGGLTATLHLRMTGRLLYLPEQVSPPFPAHSRLAIYFTKGTLLLIDPRRFGTFCVRPEEKAPALANDPLKGIPARTLWEISRKRQMPVKSFLMDQRAIAGIGNIYACEILFAAGIDPRRPASGVTLREWGKVKREAKVILSRAVECRGTTVSDWRDLFGKSGKNQENLEVYSREGAACNRCDGKIERIKLGGRGTWFCPNCQK; encoded by the coding sequence ATGCCGGAACTGCCCGAGGTGGAGACCCTCTGCCGTCAGCTTGACCAGGTTGTAACGGGGGAAAAAATCCTCCGGATCGAGATTCTTGATTCACTGCTGGGAAAAGAGCCGGAGCTGTCGGGGCGGAAGTTTCTTTCAGTCAAAAGACGGGGGAAGTTTATTGATCTGAACCTGGACGGAGGCCTGACGGCGACACTGCACCTGCGGATGACAGGCCGGCTCCTCTATCTGCCGGAACAGGTTTCTCCCCCTTTCCCAGCGCACTCCCGCCTGGCCATTTATTTTACCAAAGGGACGTTACTTTTGATTGATCCACGCCGTTTTGGGACCTTTTGTGTGCGGCCGGAGGAGAAGGCGCCAGCGCTTGCCAATGACCCTCTCAAGGGAATCCCGGCACGCACCTTGTGGGAAATATCCAGAAAACGGCAGATGCCGGTAAAATCATTCTTGATGGATCAACGCGCAATCGCGGGAATCGGCAACATCTACGCCTGCGAGATTCTGTTCGCCGCGGGGATTGACCCTCGTCGGCCGGCAAGCGGTGTGACGCTCCGGGAATGGGGAAAGGTGAAAAGGGAGGCCAAGGTGATTCTCAGCCGGGCCGTCGAGTGTCGGGGGACAACTGTTTCCGATTGGCGCGACCTTTTCGGGAAAAGCGGCAAAAACCAGGAAAATCTCGAAGTTTATTCGCGTGAAGGCGCTGCCTGCAACCGTTGCGACGGCAAAATCGAGCGGATAAAGCTGGGCGGGCGGGGAACGTGGTTTTGCCCGAACTGCCAGAAATAG